The following are from one region of the Hydrogenophaga sp. BPS33 genome:
- a CDS encoding ABC transporter ATP-binding protein, translating into MTTTRLQLSGITKRYPGVVANSGVSLTVLPGEVHAVLGENGAGKSTLMKIIYGSVKPDEGSVMFNGKPVHIRNPQEARALGISMVFQHFSLFDTLTVAENVWLGLDKSLTLPQVSASITAKATEYGLDVDPSRPVHTLSVGEMQRVEIIRALLTNPQLLILDEPTSVLTPQAVEKLFVVLRKLASEGCSILYISHKLHEIRELCTACTVLRGGQVTGVCDPRQESNASLSRLMIGAEPPALEVRELHAGAPVLEVSGLSLQSDDPFGTHLSDIALTVRAGEVVGIAGVSGNGQSELLYSLSGEDKRAPAGSIRMGGQDASRQGPARRRALGLHFVPEERLGRGAVPTLSLAHNLLLSRKDALGAGGWIRVGALKTQAADIIARYKVKANGPDAAAKSLSGGNLQKFIVGREIEARPKLLIVSQPTWGVDVGAAAQIRGEILKLRDAGCAVLVVSEELDELFEISDRLHVIAKGRLSPSLDRADASIERIGVWMSGLWDTAPHNHHKKESAHVAA; encoded by the coding sequence ATGACCACGACACGGTTGCAACTCAGCGGCATCACCAAGCGCTATCCGGGCGTGGTGGCCAACAGCGGTGTCTCGCTCACCGTATTGCCCGGCGAGGTGCACGCGGTGCTGGGCGAGAACGGCGCGGGCAAGTCCACGCTGATGAAGATCATCTACGGATCGGTCAAACCCGACGAGGGCTCGGTGATGTTCAACGGCAAGCCGGTGCACATCCGCAACCCGCAGGAGGCGCGCGCGCTGGGCATCAGCATGGTGTTCCAGCACTTCAGCCTGTTCGACACGCTCACCGTGGCCGAGAACGTGTGGCTGGGCCTGGACAAGTCGCTCACGCTGCCGCAGGTGAGCGCGAGCATCACAGCCAAGGCGACGGAGTACGGGCTGGACGTCGACCCCTCGCGCCCGGTGCACACCCTCTCGGTGGGCGAGATGCAGCGTGTGGAGATCATCCGCGCGCTGCTGACCAACCCGCAACTGCTCATCCTTGACGAGCCGACCTCGGTGCTCACGCCGCAGGCGGTGGAGAAACTGTTCGTGGTGCTGCGCAAGCTGGCCTCGGAAGGCTGCAGCATCCTCTACATCAGCCACAAGCTGCACGAGATCCGCGAGCTGTGCACCGCCTGCACGGTGCTGCGCGGCGGGCAGGTGACGGGCGTGTGCGACCCGCGCCAGGAAAGCAATGCCTCGCTCTCGCGTCTGATGATCGGCGCCGAGCCGCCGGCGCTGGAGGTGCGCGAACTGCACGCCGGTGCGCCCGTGCTGGAGGTCAGCGGCCTCAGCCTGCAGAGCGACGACCCTTTCGGTACCCACCTGAGCGACATTGCGCTCACGGTGCGCGCGGGCGAGGTGGTGGGCATTGCCGGCGTCTCGGGCAACGGGCAGAGTGAACTGCTCTACAGCCTCTCGGGCGAAGACAAGCGCGCACCGGCCGGCAGCATCCGCATGGGCGGGCAGGACGCCTCGCGCCAGGGCCCCGCGCGGCGGCGCGCGCTTGGCCTGCATTTCGTGCCCGAGGAGCGCCTGGGCCGGGGTGCCGTGCCCACGCTGTCGCTGGCGCACAACCTGCTGCTCTCGCGCAAGGACGCGCTGGGTGCGGGTGGCTGGATCCGCGTGGGCGCGCTCAAGACGCAGGCGGCCGACATCATCGCGCGCTACAAGGTCAAGGCCAACGGGCCGGACGCGGCGGCCAAGTCGCTCTCGGGCGGCAACCTGCAGAAGTTCATCGTCGGCCGCGAGATCGAGGCCAGGCCGAAGTTGCTCATCGTGAGCCAGCCCACCTGGGGCGTGGACGTGGGCGCGGCCGCGCAGATCCGTGGCGAGATCCTGAAACTGCGCGACGCGGGTTGCGCGGTGCTGGTGGTGAGCGAAGAGCTGGACGAATTGTTCGAAATCAGCGACCGCCTGCACGTGATCGCCAAGGGCCGCCTGTCGCCCAGCCTGGACCGGGCGGACGCGAGCATCGAACGCATTGGCGTGTGGATGTCCGGCCTGTGGGACACGGCACCGCACAACCACCACAAGAAGGAGAGTGCCCATGTTGCGGCTTGA
- a CDS encoding tetratricopeptide repeat protein has protein sequence MPTHRSPPDEAQLMAVRDAVRAELQDLSAFLERSTLLTLPKASLGKLRGLDAATYFPVHEAAEALCDQARFEEALPLALYLMVHEPGHQPFNFLAASCLHRLGHLHEAAELYASAVNGGPDDAIALFRLGECLETSQRRKQAREAYEAALDVSRDNADLWQLQDWAMARSHALNHTQESQHER, from the coding sequence ATGCCCACCCACCGCAGCCCACCCGACGAAGCACAGCTCATGGCCGTGCGAGACGCTGTCCGCGCTGAACTCCAAGACCTGAGCGCCTTTCTGGAGCGCTCCACCCTTCTGACCTTGCCAAAGGCGTCGCTCGGCAAATTGCGGGGTCTGGACGCGGCCACCTACTTTCCCGTGCACGAAGCGGCCGAAGCCCTGTGCGACCAGGCCCGGTTCGAAGAAGCGCTCCCGCTGGCGCTCTATCTGATGGTGCACGAGCCAGGACACCAGCCGTTCAACTTTCTCGCGGCCTCCTGCCTTCATCGTCTGGGCCATCTCCATGAAGCCGCCGAGCTCTATGCCTCGGCGGTCAACGGCGGGCCCGACGATGCCATTGCCCTGTTCCGCCTGGGCGAATGCCTCGAAACGTCACAACGGCGCAAGCAAGCCCGCGAAGCCTATGAAGCCGCTCTGGACGTGAGCCGGGACAACGCCGATCTTTGGCAACTTCAAGATTGGGCCATGGCCCGATCGCACGCACTGAACCACACCCAGGAGAGCCAACATGAGCGCTAA
- the xdhA gene encoding xanthine dehydrogenase small subunit, protein MSTEISAQTLTFLRRGEAVTLHHVAPDRTLLEVLREDLHCSGTKEGCGEGDCGACTVVLGEAVDGKLEYKAINSCIRLAHSVQGLAVWTVEDISASEHLGAGHDPAAGPPQGGISPLGGQRPASAAQRGGHLHPAQEAMVQCHGSQCGFCTPGFVMSLFGMYQNTGGGKGIDRAQAQADLSGNLCRCTGYRPILDAAQQMGSLPLPTGCAVNEAETVAALENLNQKHPAADATYLRPATLAELLQQRAAHPKAQVVAGCTDVGLWVTKMHKRFATVLDVTAARELRRVERYPNHIAIGAGVSLTEAYAALVQDRPQLKTFSQRFAGLPVRNSGTLGGNVANGSPIGDSMPLLIALGASVVLMRWDPKKGQIAHRELRLEDLYTGYRTNVMKADELLCWIKVPLPTTPPGFMRVYKISKRFDDDISAVCLALDITVRNGVVRHASIGAGGVAATPVRARRTEAALVGQDWNPDTVKRATEALRAEFQPISDMRASAAYRHTVLGNLLQRFWLESQGLQRINLETLDAATLEALA, encoded by the coding sequence ATGAGCACCGAAATATCCGCACAAACCCTGACCTTCCTGCGCCGCGGCGAGGCCGTGACCCTGCACCACGTGGCGCCCGACCGCACCCTGCTGGAGGTGCTGCGCGAAGACCTGCACTGCAGCGGCACCAAGGAGGGCTGCGGCGAAGGCGACTGCGGTGCCTGTACCGTGGTGCTGGGCGAGGCGGTGGACGGGAAACTCGAATACAAGGCGATCAACAGCTGCATCCGGCTGGCGCATTCGGTGCAGGGCCTGGCGGTGTGGACCGTCGAGGACATCAGTGCATCGGAGCACCTCGGCGCGGGACACGATCCCGCCGCCGGGCCGCCCCAAGGCGGGATCAGCCCCCTTGGGGGGCAGCGACCCGCGTCAGCGGCGCAGCGTGGGGGCCATCTCCACCCGGCGCAAGAAGCCATGGTCCAGTGCCACGGCAGCCAGTGCGGCTTCTGCACCCCGGGCTTCGTCATGAGCCTCTTCGGCATGTACCAGAACACGGGTGGCGGCAAAGGCATTGACCGCGCGCAGGCACAGGCCGACCTGTCAGGCAACCTGTGCCGCTGCACCGGCTACCGCCCCATCCTGGACGCGGCCCAGCAGATGGGCTCGCTGCCCCTGCCCACGGGCTGCGCGGTGAACGAAGCCGAGACGGTAGCGGCGCTGGAGAACCTGAACCAGAAGCATCCTGCGGCCGATGCGACCTACCTGCGCCCGGCCACGCTGGCCGAGCTGCTGCAGCAACGCGCCGCCCACCCCAAGGCCCAGGTTGTGGCCGGCTGCACCGACGTCGGCCTGTGGGTGACCAAGATGCACAAGCGTTTTGCCACCGTTCTGGACGTGACGGCCGCGCGCGAGTTGAGACGGGTGGAACGCTACCCCAACCACATCGCCATCGGCGCGGGCGTGAGCTTGACCGAGGCCTACGCCGCGCTGGTGCAGGACCGGCCCCAGCTCAAGACCTTCTCCCAGCGCTTCGCGGGCCTGCCCGTGCGCAACTCGGGCACGCTGGGCGGCAACGTGGCCAACGGCTCGCCGATTGGCGACTCGATGCCGCTGTTGATCGCGCTCGGCGCCAGCGTGGTGCTGATGCGCTGGGATCCGAAGAAGGGCCAGATCGCTCACCGCGAGTTGCGGCTGGAGGACCTGTACACCGGCTACCGCACGAACGTGATGAAGGCCGACGAGTTGCTGTGCTGGATCAAGGTGCCCTTGCCGACCACGCCGCCCGGGTTCATGCGCGTCTACAAGATCAGCAAGCGCTTCGACGACGACATCTCTGCCGTCTGCCTGGCCCTGGACATCACCGTGCGCAATGGCGTGGTGCGGCATGCCTCCATCGGCGCCGGTGGCGTGGCCGCCACCCCGGTGCGCGCGCGCCGCACCGAGGCCGCGCTGGTCGGCCAGGACTGGAACCCGGACACCGTGAAGCGGGCCACCGAGGCCCTGCGCGCCGAGTTCCAACCCATCTCCGACATGCGCGCCAGCGCCGCCTACCGGCACACCGTGCTCGGCAACCTGCTGCAACGCTTCTGGCTGGAGAGCCAGGGGCTGCAGCGCATCAACCTGGAAACCCTCGACGCGGCAACGCTGGAGGCACTGGCATGA
- the xdhB gene encoding xanthine dehydrogenase molybdopterin binding subunit produces the protein MNARDKNNPTEAPMVISSRADAVAEPADEALARSHPSVRPEPVEGLTQTLAKVSTGSARTEVVRTRQANPAAGVSRFHESARAQVAGAATYIDDIPEVRGTLHAAPVCSHVPHGTLRGFDASAALAVPGVRGVFGANDIPGDPTLAAFAHDEPVFAHETVQFTGQVVALVVADDVMTARRAARLVKLDIAPLPAVLSVQEAHAQASYVLPPVHVKRGDAAAALKRAPHVLEGRFDVGGQEHFYLEGQIAYVLPLEQNQWWVYSSTQHPGEVQHWVSHALGIHNHAVTVECRRMGGGFGGKETQAGHLAVWAAVAAHRLQRPVKLRLDRDDDFMITGKRHPFAYHYRVGFDDSGLLCGLDLEMLANCGFSADLSGPVADRAIFHADNAYFLEDVSISSYRCKTNTQSHTAFRGFGGPQGVIVIERILSDIAQALGMDPLDVRLRNLYGIDSRNVTHYQMKVEDNILEPLMTALANTSRYRERRAQIAAWNAKSPVIKKGIALTPVKFGISFTATLFNQAGALVHVYTDGSVQVNHGGTEMGQGLNTKVAAIVADELGVPFERVLSTASDTSKVPNASATAASSGTDLNGRAAQFAARHVRDNLAAFVAGLDGCGAGAVRFEGGQVITPTATRSFEEVVHAAYANRIQLWSDGFYRTPKIHYDKHTLTGRPFYYFAYGAAVAEVAIDTLTGESRVLKVDILHDVGRSINPAIDVGQIEGGFVQGMGWLTTEQLVWNDKGYLQTHAPSTYKIPATGDVPEHFKVELWPEANREDNVHGSKAVGEPPFMLAISVFEALRDAVAQAGGKPLAMNAPATAEEVLRAMDR, from the coding sequence ATGAACGCGCGCGACAAAAACAACCCCACCGAGGCGCCCATGGTGATTTCATCCCGTGCCGACGCGGTCGCGGAACCAGCCGACGAAGCCCTGGCGCGATCCCATCCTTCCGTTCGCCCTGAGCCAGTCGAAGGGCTCACCCAGACCTTGGCGAAGGTTTCGACAGGCTCAGCCCGAACGGAGGTGGTCCGCACGCGTCAAGCGAATCCCGCCGCCGGTGTCTCCCGCTTCCACGAAAGCGCCCGCGCCCAGGTGGCCGGCGCGGCCACCTACATCGACGACATCCCCGAAGTGCGCGGCACGCTGCACGCCGCACCCGTGTGCTCCCACGTGCCGCACGGCACGCTGCGCGGCTTCGACGCCTCAGCCGCTTTGGCGGTGCCCGGCGTGCGTGGCGTCTTCGGCGCAAACGACATCCCGGGCGATCCCACGCTGGCCGCGTTCGCGCACGACGAACCGGTGTTCGCCCACGAGACCGTGCAGTTCACCGGCCAGGTGGTGGCCCTCGTCGTCGCCGACGACGTGATGACCGCGCGCCGCGCGGCACGCCTCGTCAAACTGGACATCGCGCCCCTGCCCGCCGTGCTGTCGGTGCAGGAAGCGCATGCCCAGGCCAGCTACGTGCTGCCGCCGGTGCACGTGAAACGCGGCGATGCGGCCGCGGCCTTGAAGCGCGCGCCCCACGTGCTCGAAGGCCGCTTCGACGTGGGCGGCCAGGAACACTTCTACCTCGAAGGCCAGATCGCCTACGTGCTGCCGCTGGAGCAGAACCAATGGTGGGTCTATTCGAGCACCCAGCACCCGGGCGAGGTGCAGCACTGGGTCTCGCACGCGCTGGGCATCCACAACCACGCCGTCACGGTCGAGTGCCGGCGCATGGGCGGCGGCTTCGGCGGCAAGGAAACGCAGGCCGGCCACCTCGCGGTGTGGGCCGCCGTCGCCGCGCACCGCCTGCAGCGCCCGGTGAAGCTGCGGCTGGACCGCGACGACGACTTCATGATCACCGGCAAGCGCCACCCCTTCGCCTACCACTACCGCGTGGGCTTCGACGACAGCGGCCTGCTCTGCGGCCTCGACCTGGAGATGCTGGCCAACTGCGGCTTTTCCGCCGACCTCTCCGGCCCGGTGGCCGACCGCGCCATCTTCCACGCCGACAATGCCTACTTCCTGGAAGACGTGTCGATCTCCAGCTACCGCTGCAAGACCAACACCCAGAGCCACACGGCGTTCCGGGGCTTCGGTGGACCGCAGGGCGTGATCGTGATCGAGCGCATCCTGAGCGACATCGCCCAGGCGCTCGGCATGGACCCGCTGGACGTGCGGCTGCGCAACCTCTATGGCATCGACAGCCGCAACGTCACCCACTACCAGATGAAGGTCGAGGACAACATCCTCGAGCCTCTCATGACCGCGCTGGCCAACACCAGCCGCTACCGCGAACGCCGCGCGCAGATCGCGGCCTGGAACGCGAAGAGCCCGGTGATCAAGAAAGGCATCGCGCTCACGCCGGTGAAGTTCGGCATCAGCTTCACGGCCACGCTGTTCAACCAGGCCGGTGCGCTGGTGCACGTGTACACCGATGGCAGCGTGCAGGTGAACCACGGCGGCACGGAAATGGGCCAGGGCCTGAACACCAAGGTGGCCGCCATCGTGGCCGATGAACTGGGCGTGCCCTTCGAGCGCGTGCTCAGCACGGCTTCAGACACCAGCAAGGTGCCCAACGCGAGCGCCACCGCAGCCAGCAGCGGCACCGACCTGAACGGGCGCGCCGCGCAATTCGCTGCGCGCCACGTGCGCGACAACCTCGCGGCCTTCGTCGCCGGGCTCGATGGCTGCGGCGCGGGCGCGGTGCGCTTCGAAGGTGGACAGGTCATCACGCCCACCGCCACGCGCTCGTTTGAAGAAGTCGTGCACGCCGCCTACGCCAACCGCATCCAGCTCTGGAGCGACGGCTTTTACCGCACACCCAAGATCCACTACGACAAGCACACGCTCACCGGCCGGCCGTTCTACTACTTCGCCTACGGCGCGGCGGTCGCCGAGGTCGCGATCGACACGCTCACCGGCGAGAGCCGCGTGCTCAAGGTCGACATCCTCCACGACGTGGGCCGCAGCATCAACCCGGCCATCGACGTCGGCCAGATCGAGGGCGGCTTCGTGCAGGGCATGGGCTGGCTCACCACCGAACAACTGGTGTGGAACGACAAGGGTTACTTGCAGACCCACGCACCCAGCACCTACAAGATCCCGGCCACCGGAGACGTGCCCGAACACTTCAAGGTCGAGCTCTGGCCCGAGGCCAACCGCGAAGACAACGTGCACGGCAGCAAGGCCGTGGGCGAGCCGCCATTCATGCTGGCCATCAGCGTGTTCGAGGCATTGCGCGATGCCGTGGCGCAGGCAGGCGGCAAGCCGTTGGCGATGAACGCGCCGGCCACGGCAGAAGAGGTGCTCAGGGCGATGGACCGTTGA
- a CDS encoding tetratricopeptide repeat protein translates to MEAVTAELNGLAPELDRLDTNTLPPGVSLGQLRGLTASTYLPVYDAARALCDQGQFQEALPLAIYLVGHEPRYQPFVFIAASCLQRMGEFAAAAELYAAAVNDGANDALAVFRMGECLETLKPRKEAGEAFFRSGPSPRPSPPAPPRSLNQSPTN, encoded by the coding sequence ATGGAGGCGGTCACGGCCGAACTCAACGGGCTTGCTCCCGAACTCGATCGCTTGGATACCAACACCTTGCCGCCCGGCGTTTCCCTGGGGCAGCTCCGGGGCCTCACGGCGTCGACCTACCTGCCCGTTTACGACGCCGCGCGGGCCCTGTGCGACCAAGGCCAGTTCCAGGAGGCCTTGCCGCTGGCGATCTATCTCGTCGGCCACGAACCGAGATACCAGCCTTTCGTCTTCATCGCCGCCTCGTGCCTGCAACGCATGGGTGAGTTTGCGGCGGCCGCCGAGTTGTACGCTGCGGCGGTCAACGACGGTGCCAACGATGCCCTCGCCGTGTTCCGCATGGGCGAATGCCTGGAGACATTGAAGCCTCGCAAGGAGGCGGGTGAAGCGTTTTTCCGATCGGGACCAAGCCCGCGCCCATCACCGCCGGCGCCACCTCGAAGTCTCAACCAGTCCCCCACCAACTGA
- a CDS encoding LysR family transcriptional regulator has translation MKYVSMFDKIDLHLIRVLHTVLTERSVSRAALRLGMYQPAVSAALKRLRELAGDPLLVRSGAGMVPTVAGLRMIEPAADILRSAEVLFSDARSFEPATAHHSFSLAASDYMDPLFLPQLVSQIKSQAPNCPIDIHPLSRDSDYRNHLAQGDVDVVIGNWSQPPEDLHLGRLFGDEVVCLVSNQHPAVRRGWDVEAWLGAEHIAPMPTHPGARGFIDEHLATLDMVRNITARCPHFGLIPAMVAGSLLVLTTGRQYCDRFTSVLPVQVLPCPVAFPRMMYYQLWHERTHASKAGRWLREQIKSVAASLKRPDADN, from the coding sequence ATGAAATACGTCTCCATGTTCGACAAGATTGACCTGCACCTGATCCGCGTGCTGCACACCGTGCTCACCGAGCGCAGTGTCTCGCGCGCGGCGCTGCGGCTGGGTATGTACCAGCCCGCGGTCAGCGCGGCGCTCAAACGCCTGCGCGAACTGGCCGGCGACCCCCTTCTGGTGCGCTCGGGCGCCGGCATGGTGCCCACGGTGGCCGGCCTGCGCATGATCGAGCCGGCGGCCGACATCCTGCGCAGCGCCGAGGTGCTGTTCTCCGACGCGCGCAGCTTCGAGCCCGCCACCGCCCACCACAGCTTCAGCCTGGCCGCCAGCGACTACATGGACCCGTTGTTCCTGCCGCAGCTGGTGAGCCAGATCAAGAGCCAGGCGCCCAACTGCCCGATCGACATCCACCCGCTGTCGCGCGATTCCGACTACCGCAACCACCTGGCGCAGGGCGACGTGGACGTGGTGATCGGCAACTGGTCGCAGCCACCCGAAGACCTGCACCTGGGCCGCCTGTTCGGCGACGAGGTGGTGTGCCTGGTGTCGAACCAGCACCCGGCGGTGCGCCGGGGCTGGGACGTGGAAGCCTGGCTGGGCGCCGAGCACATCGCGCCCATGCCGACCCACCCGGGTGCACGCGGCTTCATCGACGAGCACCTGGCCACGCTGGACATGGTGCGCAACATCACCGCGCGCTGCCCTCATTTCGGGTTGATCCCGGCCATGGTGGCCGGCAGCCTGCTGGTGCTGACCACCGGCCGCCAGTACTGCGACCGCTTCACCAGCGTCTTGCCCGTGCAGGTGCTGCCCTGTCCGGTGGCGTTTCCGCGAATGATGTACTACCAGCTGTGGCACGAGCGCACCCACGCCTCCAAGGCCGGGCGTTGGCTGCGCGAACAGATCAAGAGCGTGGCCGCTTCGCTCAAGCGGCCCGATGCAGACAACTGA